A region of Lemur catta isolate mLemCat1 chromosome 22, mLemCat1.pri, whole genome shotgun sequence DNA encodes the following proteins:
- the CTSB gene encoding cathepsin B — translation MWQLLASLCCLLALTSARSRPYFHPLSDELVNYVNKQNTTWQAGHNFRNVDMGYLKRLCGTFLGGPKLPQRVKFAEDMKLPESFDSREQWPNCPTIKEIRDQGSCGSCWAFGAVESISDRICIHTNGHVSVEVSAEDMLTCCGGQCGDGCNGGYPSEAWNFWTRKGLVSGGLYDSHVGCRPYSIPPCEHHVNGSRPTCTGEGDTPKCSKTCEPGYSPTYKEDKHYGYSSYGVPNSEEEIMAEIYKNGPVEGAFSVYSDFLLYKSGVYQHVTGDMMGGHAIRILGWGQENGVPYWLVANSWNTDWGDNGFFKILRGQDHCGIESEVVAGIPRTEQYWGKV, via the exons ATGTGGCAGCTCTTGGCCTCCCTCTGCTGCCTGCTGGCCCTGACCAGCGCCCGGAGCAGGCCCTATTTCCACCCGCTGTCCGACGAGCTGGTCAACTATGTCAACAAGCAGAACACCACGTGGCAG GCTGGACACAACTTCCGCAACGTGGACATGGGCTACCTGAAGAGGCTGTGTGGCACCTTCCTGGGCGGGCCCAAGCTGCCGCAGAG AGTGAAGTTTGCTGAGGACATGAAGCTGCCTGAGAGCTTCGACTCGCGAGAGCAGTGGCCCAACTGTCCGACCATCAAAGAAATCCGAGACCAGGGCTCCTGTGGCTCTTGCTGG GCCTTCGGGGCTGTGGAGTCCATTTCCGACCGGATCTGCATCCACACCAATGGGCACGTCAGCGTAGAGGTGTCTGCAGAGGACATGCTCACCTGCTGCGGCGGCCAGTGCGGGGATGG CTGTAACGGTGGCTATCCCTCCGAAGCTTGGAACTTCTGGACAAGAAAGGGCCTGGTTTCCGGCGGCCTCTATGACTCCCACGTAG GCTGCAGGCCGTACTCCATCCCTCCCTGCGAGCACCACGTCAACGGCTCCCGGCCCACGTGCACGGGGGAGGGAGACACTCCCAAGTGCAGCAAGACTTGCGAGCCCGGCTACAGCCCGACCTACAAAGAAGACAAGCACTACG GATACAGTTCCTACGGCGTCCCCAACAGCGAGGAGGAGATCATGGCCGAGATCTACAAAAACGGCCCGGTGGAGGGAGCTTTCTCTGTGTACTCGGACTTCCTGCTGTACAAGTCAG GGGTTTACCAGCACGTGACTGGAGACATGATGGGCGGCCACGCCATCCGCatcctgggctgggggcaggagaacGGCGTCCCCTACTGGCTGGTTGCCAACTCCTGGAACACTGACTGGGGGGACAACG GCTTCTTTAAAATCCTCAGAGGACAGGACCACTGTGGAATCGAATCGGAAGTGGTGGCTGGAATCCCACGCACTGAGCAGTACTGGGGCAAGGTCTAA